One genomic segment of Bacillales bacterium includes these proteins:
- a CDS encoding DUF3784 domain-containing protein: MLDYRMVCFFGAFFIVSGYLIWFKKKHFLIAGFRDGKWYGKEVNVQRLARFFGLYQICTGVTLFAGALLFHWLDAPLGTVCTLTALIFTYRNLRRIEDEFREK, translated from the coding sequence ATGCTCGACTATCGAATGGTTTGCTTTTTCGGCGCGTTTTTTATCGTTTCAGGGTACCTCATTTGGTTTAAGAAAAAGCACTTTCTCATAGCTGGGTTTCGCGACGGAAAGTGGTACGGAAAAGAAGTCAATGTACAACGATTGGCCCGCTTTTTCGGATTGTACCAAATTTGTACCGGCGTCACCCTGTTCGCCGGTGCTCTGTTGTTCCATTGGCTCGATGCTCCCCTCGGCACGGTCTGCACGTTGACGGCACTCATCTTTACCTATCGAAATTTGCGGAGGATTGAAGACGAATTCCGTGAAAAATAG
- a CDS encoding S66 peptidase family protein — protein MLRKAKKLQPGDKVATISPSWGGAGEPELRWRYEQGVKRLQEVFGLEVVAMPNSLKGAEFLYEHPEARAQDLLTAFRDESVKGIIANIGGEDSIRLLPYIDFEVIQANPKILIGYSDVTVLHLICLKAGLSSFYGPAVMTDFAENVEMFPYTVQMLKKTLFSSDVIGNIEPAETWTSERLEWTYDNKNQRRTMQPNSGYERLQGSGIVQGRLIGGCFEVLEFLKGTDIWPHPDDWEDSILFFETSEEKPEPHLLKYGLRNYAAQGILQKANGIVFGKPADEMHYEAYTAVIRQVMQEYALTDTPVLYNLNFGHTEPKFVLPYGAKAEINCREATFSILENGVED, from the coding sequence ATGTTACGTAAAGCAAAGAAGCTGCAACCGGGGGACAAAGTTGCGACCATCAGTCCGTCCTGGGGCGGAGCCGGGGAACCGGAGCTTCGCTGGCGATATGAACAAGGGGTGAAACGACTCCAAGAGGTGTTCGGCCTTGAAGTGGTCGCAATGCCGAACAGCTTGAAAGGAGCGGAATTCCTTTACGAGCATCCCGAAGCACGTGCGCAAGATTTGCTGACCGCGTTTCGGGACGAAAGCGTGAAAGGAATCATCGCCAACATTGGCGGGGAAGACAGCATTCGCCTGTTGCCGTATATTGATTTTGAGGTCATTCAAGCCAATCCAAAGATCTTGATCGGTTATTCAGACGTGACCGTTTTGCATCTCATTTGTCTGAAAGCCGGATTGTCCTCCTTTTACGGACCTGCGGTAATGACAGATTTTGCGGAAAATGTTGAAATGTTTCCGTATACCGTGCAAATGTTGAAGAAAACGTTGTTTTCAAGTGACGTAATCGGGAACATTGAGCCCGCGGAGACATGGACGAGTGAACGTTTGGAATGGACATACGACAACAAAAATCAAAGACGAACAATGCAGCCGAATTCGGGGTATGAGCGATTGCAAGGTTCGGGAATCGTACAAGGCCGGCTGATCGGCGGCTGCTTCGAAGTTTTGGAATTCCTGAAAGGAACGGACATCTGGCCGCATCCCGACGATTGGGAAGACAGCATTCTATTCTTTGAAACTTCCGAGGAAAAGCCGGAACCGCATCTCCTTAAATACGGATTGCGAAACTATGCGGCTCAAGGGATCTTGCAAAAGGCAAACGGCATTGTATTTGGGAAACCGGCGGACGAAATGCACTATGAGGCTTACACGGCGGTGATTCGCCAAGTCATGCAGGAATATGCGTTGACGGATACGCCGGTCCTATATAACTTGAATTTCGGACATACGGAACCGAAGTTTGTCCTCCCATACGGGGCGAAGGCCGAGATCAATTGTCGTGAGGCAACATTTTCGATCTTGGAGAACGGTGTCGAGGATTAA
- a CDS encoding N-acyl homoserine lactonase family protein, whose translation MKEVKIHVIRNGKVLIDRALAYKEQTIHPMPYTGWFRGKKKKMWVPVSSYLIEHPKGLVLVDTGWHTDIRDKQRRHLSYLVSTMFKGKLPEGEAIHEQLHKRGFSPSDLDYVVLSHMHTDHVSGLKHVKDAKQLIVSEKEWNAANKDFGYVKSMWEGVKVDLFSMGKIPFGPFHKGLDLFQDESLYLVYTPGHSKGHVSVLVKVAGGWVLLAADAGYSPLSWNEQILPGVVTDENDMKKSLQWVKAFSERSDCVEVIANHDPEGKERIIQ comes from the coding sequence ATGAAAGAGGTTAAAATTCACGTAATCCGAAACGGGAAAGTGTTGATCGACCGCGCGCTGGCGTACAAGGAACAAACGATTCATCCGATGCCTTACACCGGCTGGTTTAGAGGAAAGAAGAAGAAAATGTGGGTGCCGGTTTCCTCCTACTTAATCGAACATCCGAAAGGACTCGTGCTGGTCGATACCGGCTGGCACACCGACATTCGTGACAAACAGCGACGCCATTTGTCGTATTTGGTTTCGACGATGTTTAAAGGCAAGCTGCCAGAAGGCGAAGCGATTCACGAGCAGCTGCACAAAAGAGGATTTTCGCCGAGTGACTTGGACTATGTCGTGTTAAGTCATATGCACACCGATCACGTGAGCGGGTTGAAACACGTGAAAGATGCAAAGCAACTAATCGTTAGCGAAAAGGAATGGAACGCGGCCAACAAAGATTTTGGTTACGTGAAATCGATGTGGGAAGGCGTGAAAGTGGATCTGTTTTCCATGGGGAAGATTCCTTTCGGTCCTTTTCACAAAGGGTTGGATCTCTTTCAAGACGAGTCTCTCTACCTCGTTTATACCCCGGGTCACAGCAAAGGGCATGTTTCCGTGTTGGTGAAGGTTGCCGGAGGTTGGGTGCTGCTCGCCGCAGATGCCGGCTATTCGCCGCTGTCGTGGAACGAACAAATTTTACCCGGCGTGGTCACCGACGAAAACGATATGAAGAAATCGCTGCAATGGGTGAAGGCTTTTTCGGAGCGAAGTGATTGCGTGGAAGTCATCGCCAACCACGATCCAGAAGGCAAGGAACGAATCATTCAATAG